A section of the Pseudomonas lini genome encodes:
- the hda gene encoding DnaA regulatory inactivator Hda: MKPIQLPLGVRLRDDATFINYYPGANAAALGYVERLCEADAGWTESLIYLWGKDGVGRTHLLQAACLRFEQLGEPAVYLPLAELLDRGIEILDNLEQYELVCLDDLQAVAGKADWEEALFHLFNRLRDSGRRLLIAASTSPRELPVKLADLKSRLTLALIFQMRPLSDEDKLRALQLRASRRGLHLTDEVGHFILTRGTRSMSALFELLERLDQASLQAQRKLTIPFLKETLGW; the protein is encoded by the coding sequence ATGAAACCGATTCAGCTGCCCCTAGGTGTGCGTCTGCGTGATGACGCTACCTTTATCAATTACTACCCAGGCGCCAATGCCGCTGCACTCGGCTATGTCGAGCGGCTCTGCGAAGCCGACGCCGGCTGGACGGAAAGCCTGATTTACCTCTGGGGCAAGGACGGAGTAGGGCGCACGCATTTGTTGCAGGCAGCGTGTCTGCGCTTCGAACAACTGGGGGAGCCGGCGGTGTACCTGCCATTGGCCGAGTTGTTGGACCGCGGCATCGAAATCCTCGACAACCTCGAACAATACGAACTGGTCTGCCTGGACGATCTGCAGGCGGTCGCCGGAAAGGCGGATTGGGAAGAGGCGCTGTTCCATCTGTTCAATCGTCTGCGTGACAGTGGCCGGCGTCTGCTGATCGCCGCCTCGACATCTCCGCGCGAACTGCCGGTGAAGCTGGCAGACCTCAAGTCGCGGCTGACACTGGCACTCATCTTCCAGATGCGCCCGCTCTCTGATGAAGACAAATTGCGTGCCTTGCAGTTGCGCGCATCGCGTCGCGGCCTGCACCTGACCGACGAGGTCGGGCATTTTATTTTGACTCGCGGTACCCGCAGCATGAGTGCGCTTTTCGAGCTGCTTGAACGCCTCGATCAGGCCTCCCTCCAAGCTCAGCGCAAGCTGACAATCCCGTTCCTGAAAGAAACCCTTGGTTGGTAA
- the bluB gene encoding 5,6-dimethylbenzimidazole synthase has translation MTDNAFSQAERDAVYRAIAERRDMRHFSGGTVEPELLRRLLEAAHQAPSVGLMQPWRFIRISDRALRGKIQQLVEEERIRTAEALGERSDEFMKLKVEGINDCAEVLVAALMDDRERHIFGRRTLPEMDMASLSCAIQNLWLASRAEGLGMGWVSLFEPQALADLLGLPSGAKPLAILCLGPVEAFYPAPMLVLEGWAQARPLSELLYENYWGVSQ, from the coding sequence ATGACGGACAACGCATTCAGCCAGGCCGAACGCGACGCAGTTTACCGAGCCATCGCCGAACGCCGCGACATGCGGCATTTCAGCGGCGGCACCGTCGAACCCGAGCTACTACGTCGTCTGCTCGAAGCCGCGCACCAAGCGCCGAGTGTCGGCCTGATGCAGCCCTGGCGTTTCATCCGTATCAGCGACCGGGCACTGCGCGGCAAGATCCAGCAGCTGGTGGAAGAAGAACGCATCCGCACTGCCGAAGCCCTCGGCGAGCGTTCCGACGAATTCATGAAGCTCAAGGTCGAAGGCATCAACGACTGCGCCGAGGTGCTGGTCGCCGCGCTGATGGACGATCGCGAACGGCATATCTTCGGCCGTCGTACGCTGCCGGAAATGGACATGGCCTCATTGTCTTGCGCCATCCAGAACCTTTGGCTCGCGTCCCGCGCCGAAGGCCTGGGCATGGGCTGGGTGTCATTGTTCGAGCCGCAAGCGCTGGCGGACTTGCTAGGTTTACCGAGCGGGGCCAAGCCTTTGGCCATTCTTTGTCTGGGGCCGGTCGAGGCATTCTATCCGGCGCCGATGTTGGTACTCGAAGGCTGGGCGCAAGCGCGCCCACTCAGCGAGTTGCTGTATGAAAATTATTGGGGAGTGAGTCAATGA
- a CDS encoding C40 family peptidase, translating into MTMSARLALMFFAALLSACASRTPPPAPVVRAPIVFGPSQAFSPAAEDVLFRALGLVGTPYRWGGNTPDSGFDCSGLIGYVYRDVAGISLPRSTREMIGMQAPNIGKEGLQTGDLIFFATNGGSQVSHAGIYVGEGRFVHAPATGGTVKLDSLSKAYWQRAYLSAKRVLQPEHLAHNP; encoded by the coding sequence ATGACGATGTCGGCCCGCCTCGCACTCATGTTCTTCGCAGCGCTGCTCAGCGCCTGCGCCAGCCGCACACCGCCACCTGCGCCGGTGGTCCGCGCTCCAATTGTTTTCGGTCCTTCCCAAGCCTTTTCCCCTGCGGCAGAAGACGTGCTGTTTCGCGCGCTGGGTCTGGTGGGAACGCCTTATCGTTGGGGTGGCAACACGCCGGATTCCGGGTTCGATTGCAGCGGTCTGATCGGTTACGTGTATCGCGATGTCGCAGGCATTTCCTTGCCGCGCTCCACCCGCGAGATGATCGGCATGCAGGCCCCCAATATCGGCAAGGAAGGCCTGCAAACCGGTGACCTGATTTTCTTCGCCACCAATGGAGGCTCCCAGGTCAGCCATGCCGGGATCTACGTCGGCGAAGGCCGCTTCGTCCACGCGCCAGCCACTGGCGGCACGGTCAAGCTGGACAGCTTGTCCAAAGCTTACTGGCAGAGAGCCTATCTGAGCGCCAAGCGTGTCTTGCAACCCGAGCACTTGGCACATAATCCGTAG
- a CDS encoding DUF2066 domain-containing protein, with protein MRFLKFLFVGCLSVVSLTSHAETVKSLYQVREPVSSQTPEERDQATQRALDTLVLRLTGDPKAAQSPGLAAVRKDPQQIISQFGYDAGPPEVLKVDFDPATTEQALRRAGLAVWGANRPSILGWWLNDSTEGSSLVGDGQASATPLLRAAQHRGLPLRLPLADLNEQIVATAPNLESAEPAPLRGASDRYNADALLAVHAREEGGQWQAKWRLWLGDQKEAGSAQGADTAALADAVMLAVSQRLAPRFAAKPGASSEQLLEVQGMNLEHYAALGRLLEPFGARLQSVDGDRVLYRVNGSADQLRAQLSLARLQEIPAGEAPAPVTPVQPVAAGSTPAVAPAPAPMPQLRFRW; from the coding sequence ATGCGTTTTCTTAAATTCTTGTTCGTGGGCTGTTTATCCGTGGTCAGCCTGACCAGCCATGCCGAAACAGTCAAAAGCCTCTATCAAGTGCGCGAGCCTGTCAGCAGCCAGACGCCGGAGGAGCGCGATCAGGCGACTCAGCGGGCGCTGGATACGTTGGTGTTGCGCCTGACCGGCGACCCCAAGGCGGCGCAGAGCCCTGGTCTGGCGGCTGTGCGCAAAGACCCTCAGCAGATTATCAGCCAGTTCGGTTATGACGCCGGACCGCCGGAGGTGCTGAAAGTCGATTTCGATCCAGCCACCACCGAACAGGCCTTGCGGCGTGCCGGGTTGGCTGTGTGGGGTGCCAATCGGCCGTCGATCCTTGGCTGGTGGTTGAACGATTCCACTGAAGGTTCGAGCCTGGTCGGCGATGGCCAGGCCAGTGCCACGCCACTGCTTCGAGCGGCGCAACATCGTGGGCTGCCGCTGCGTTTGCCGCTGGCGGACCTGAACGAGCAGATTGTCGCCACTGCGCCGAATCTGGAAAGTGCAGAGCCGGCACCGCTGCGGGGCGCATCCGACCGTTACAATGCCGACGCGTTGCTGGCGGTGCATGCCCGTGAAGAGGGGGGTCAATGGCAAGCCAAGTGGCGTTTGTGGTTGGGCGATCAGAAAGAAGCCGGTAGCGCGCAGGGCGCCGATACCGCCGCGCTGGCCGATGCGGTGATGCTGGCGGTCAGCCAACGCCTGGCACCGCGTTTTGCCGCCAAGCCGGGCGCATCGAGCGAGCAATTGCTGGAAGTGCAGGGCATGAATCTGGAGCACTATGCAGCGCTCGGGCGTTTGCTGGAGCCTTTTGGCGCACGTCTGCAAAGCGTTGATGGTGACCGCGTGCTTTATCGGGTCAACGGCAGCGCCGATCAACTGCGGGCGCAGTTGTCCTTGGCCAGGTTGCAGGAAATTCCGGCCGGTGAGGCGCCGGCCCCCGTGACGCCTGTTCAGCCCGTGGCGGCTGGCTCGACACCGGCCGTAGCGCCAGCCCCGGCACCGATGCCGCAGTTACGTTTTCGCTGGTAG
- a CDS encoding cobyrinate a,c-diamide synthase produces the protein MNSHRQCPAVLIAAPASGQGKTTVTAALARLHRNQGRKVRVFKCGPDFLDPMILERASGAPVYQLDMWMVGEQESRRLLWEAAGDADLILIEGVMGLFDGTPSSADLARHFGVPVLGVIDGTAMAQTFGALALGLARYQPDLPFAGVLANRVGTVRHAQLLEGSLTEGLRWYGALSRETGIELPSRHLGLVQASELNDLDLRLDAAADSLASSCDVALPPAVEFAAPEMIAAEPLLAGVRIAVARDEAFAFTYGASLDLLRAMGAELSFFSPIRDTELPQADSLYLPGGYPELHHVALSQNTPMLTAIRAHHAAGKPLLAECGGMLYLLDSLTDVEGTRAELVGLLAGDAVMQKRLAALALQAVELPEGLLRGHTYHHSLTSTELEPIARGLSPNGGRGAEAVYREGRMTASYVHFYFPSNPSAIAALFVPDREAAIASRLAPTLDHLNPVGAGLPAKRP, from the coding sequence ATGAATAGCCATCGTCAATGCCCGGCGGTACTGATCGCCGCGCCGGCCTCCGGTCAGGGCAAGACCACCGTCACCGCCGCGCTCGCCCGTTTGCATCGCAATCAGGGGCGCAAGGTTCGCGTGTTCAAATGCGGCCCGGACTTTCTCGACCCGATGATTCTCGAGCGCGCCAGCGGTGCACCGGTTTATCAACTCGACATGTGGATGGTCGGCGAGCAGGAAAGTCGGCGTCTATTGTGGGAGGCCGCTGGCGATGCCGACCTGATCCTCATCGAAGGCGTCATGGGGCTGTTCGACGGTACGCCGTCCAGCGCCGATCTGGCGCGGCACTTCGGTGTGCCGGTGCTCGGCGTGATCGACGGCACCGCCATGGCGCAGACGTTTGGCGCGCTAGCATTGGGCCTTGCGCGTTATCAGCCGGACTTGCCGTTTGCCGGTGTGCTGGCCAACCGGGTCGGCACCGTGCGGCATGCGCAGTTACTCGAAGGCAGCCTGACTGAAGGCTTGCGTTGGTACGGAGCGTTGTCCCGGGAGACCGGGATCGAATTGCCGAGTCGGCATCTCGGCCTGGTTCAGGCCAGTGAATTGAATGATCTCGACCTGCGTCTCGATGCGGCGGCCGACTCCTTGGCCAGCAGTTGCGATGTGGCTCTACCGCCGGCCGTGGAATTCGCCGCGCCTGAAATGATTGCAGCCGAACCGTTGCTGGCCGGTGTGCGAATTGCCGTGGCCCGGGACGAAGCTTTCGCATTTACCTACGGCGCGAGTCTGGATCTGCTGCGGGCCATGGGCGCCGAATTGTCTTTCTTTTCGCCGATCCGCGACACCGAATTGCCGCAGGCAGACAGCCTTTATCTGCCCGGCGGTTACCCCGAACTGCACCATGTGGCGTTGTCACAAAACACGCCGATGCTGACCGCGATCCGCGCTCATCACGCGGCGGGCAAACCGTTGTTGGCCGAGTGTGGCGGCATGCTGTATCTGCTGGATTCCTTGACCGATGTCGAGGGCACTCGCGCTGAACTGGTTGGCCTGCTGGCCGGTGATGCGGTGATGCAGAAGCGTCTTGCCGCGTTGGCCTTGCAGGCGGTCGAATTGCCGGAAGGTTTGCTGCGTGGGCACACCTATCACCACTCGTTGACCAGCACTGAACTTGAGCCAATTGCTCGAGGTTTGAGCCCGAATGGCGGGCGAGGGGCGGAGGCGGTTTATCGTGAGGGGCGGATGACGGCCTCTTATGTGCATTTTTATTTTCCGTCCAATCCATCGGCGATTGCAGCGCTGTTTGTGCCTGATCGTGAGGCCGCCATCGCGAGCAGGCTCGCTCCCACATTGGATCACCTAAACCCTGTGGGAGCGGGCTTGCCCGCGAAGAGGCCATGA
- the purM gene encoding phosphoribosylformylglycinamidine cyclo-ligase has protein sequence MSKQPSLSYKDAGVDIDAGEALVERIKSVAKRTARPEVMGGLGGFGALCEIPAGYKQPVLVSGTDGVGTKLRLALNLNKHDSIGIDLVAMCVNDLVVCGAEPLFFLDYYATGKLNVETATQVVTGIGAGCELSGCSLVGGETAEMPGMYEGEDYDLAGFCVGVVEKSEIIDGSKVAAGDALLALPSSGPHSNGYSLIRKIIEVSGADIENIQLDGKPLTDLLMAPTRIYVKPLLKLIKDTGAVKAMAHITGGGLLDNIPRVLPKGAQAVVDVASWTRPAVFDWLQEKGNVDENEMHRVLNCGVGMVICVAQEHVETALNVLREAGEQPWVIGQIATAAEGAAQVELKNLKAH, from the coding sequence ATGAGCAAGCAACCCTCCCTGAGCTACAAGGACGCCGGTGTAGACATCGACGCCGGTGAAGCATTGGTCGAACGCATCAAGAGCGTCGCCAAGCGCACTGCGCGCCCGGAAGTCATGGGCGGCCTGGGCGGTTTCGGCGCCCTCTGCGAAATCCCGGCCGGTTACAAACAACCGGTGCTGGTATCGGGCACTGACGGCGTCGGCACCAAGCTGCGCCTGGCGCTGAACCTGAACAAGCACGACAGCATCGGCATCGATCTGGTTGCCATGTGCGTGAACGACCTGGTGGTCTGCGGCGCAGAGCCGCTGTTCTTCCTCGACTACTACGCCACCGGCAAACTCAATGTCGAAACCGCGACCCAGGTCGTGACCGGCATCGGCGCTGGCTGTGAACTGTCCGGCTGCTCCTTGGTCGGCGGCGAAACCGCTGAAATGCCTGGCATGTACGAAGGCGAAGACTACGACCTGGCCGGCTTCTGCGTCGGCGTCGTGGAAAAGTCCGAAATCATCGACGGTTCCAAAGTCGCTGCCGGCGATGCCTTGCTCGCCCTGCCGTCTTCCGGCCCGCACTCCAACGGCTACTCGCTGATCCGCAAGATCATCGAAGTGTCCGGTGCAGACATCGAAAACATCCAGCTTGACGGCAAACCGCTGACCGACCTGCTGATGGCCCCGACCCGCATCTACGTGAAGCCGCTGCTCAAGCTGATCAAAGACACCGGCGCCGTCAAAGCCATGGCCCACATCACCGGTGGTGGTCTGCTGGACAACATCCCGCGTGTTCTGCCAAAAGGCGCACAAGCGGTGGTTGACGTTGCAAGCTGGACTCGCCCTGCCGTGTTCGACTGGCTGCAAGAGAAAGGCAACGTTGACGAAAACGAAATGCACCGCGTGCTGAACTGCGGCGTCGGCATGGTTATCTGCGTGGCCCAAGAGCACGTTGAAACCGCGCTGAACGTGTTGCGTGAAGCCGGCGAACAGCCTTGGGTCATCGGTCAGATCGCCACCGCTGCCGAAGGCGCGGCCCAGGTTGAACTGAAGAACCTCAAGGCTCATTGA
- a CDS encoding AI-2E family transporter — MADTRRWFWLGGVVLLCAFVYLLHPILTPFLVALLLAYLFDPLVDRLEKYGLSRTWGVVAVFALFTLIVTALLLVLVPMLARQLFRLYELAPQMLDWLQHTAVPWAQSKIGLSDGFWKFDKLKAAFSEHMGQTTDVVGVVLSQATASGLALIGWLANLVLIPVVSFYLLRDWDLMMAKIRSLLPRDREERVMSLAGECHEVLGAFVRGQLLVMLALGVIYAAGLMIVGLELGLLIGLIAGLAAIVPYMGFVIGIGAALIAGLFQFGGDLYPMIGIVAVFMVGQALEGMVLTPLLVGDRIGLHPVAVIFAILAGGELFGFTGVLLALPVAAVIMVLVRHVHDLYKDSDIYGGVDESGL, encoded by the coding sequence ATGGCCGATACACGGCGTTGGTTCTGGCTCGGTGGGGTGGTCCTGCTTTGCGCGTTTGTTTACCTGTTGCACCCGATCCTGACGCCGTTCCTGGTGGCGCTGTTGCTGGCCTATCTGTTCGACCCGCTGGTGGATCGACTGGAGAAGTACGGTCTGTCACGGACCTGGGGTGTGGTGGCGGTGTTCGCCTTGTTCACGTTGATCGTCACCGCGTTGCTGTTGGTGTTGGTGCCGATGCTCGCCAGGCAGCTGTTTCGCTTGTATGAACTGGCACCGCAAATGCTCGACTGGTTGCAGCACACCGCCGTGCCGTGGGCGCAATCGAAGATCGGGTTGTCGGACGGCTTCTGGAAGTTCGACAAGCTCAAGGCGGCGTTCAGCGAGCACATGGGCCAGACCACCGATGTGGTGGGGGTGGTGCTGAGTCAGGCGACGGCTTCAGGTCTTGCGCTGATTGGCTGGCTGGCCAATCTGGTGCTGATTCCGGTGGTGAGTTTTTATCTGCTGCGCGACTGGGACCTGATGATGGCCAAGATCCGCAGCCTGCTGCCGCGTGATCGTGAAGAGCGCGTCATGTCCCTGGCGGGTGAATGCCATGAAGTGCTCGGCGCGTTCGTGCGTGGGCAGTTGCTGGTGATGCTGGCGCTGGGCGTGATCTACGCCGCAGGCTTGATGATCGTCGGGTTGGAGCTGGGGCTGTTGATCGGCCTGATTGCCGGTCTGGCGGCGATCGTGCCGTACATGGGGTTCGTCATCGGGATTGGGGCGGCATTGATTGCTGGTCTGTTCCAGTTCGGTGGCGATTTGTATCCCATGATCGGTATTGTCGCGGTGTTCATGGTCGGCCAGGCGCTGGAAGGCATGGTCCTGACGCCGTTGCTGGTGGGCGACCGGATCGGTCTGCACCCGGTGGCGGTGATTTTCGCGATCCTGGCCGGCGGCGAGTTGTTCGGTTTTACCGGAGTGCTGCTGGCATTGCCGGTGGCGGCGGTGATCATGGTCCTGGTGCGCCACGTGCATGATTTGTACAAGGATTCGGATATCTATGGCGGTGTCGACGAATCCGGGCTGTAA
- the cobO gene encoding cob(I)yrinic acid a,c-diamide adenosyltransferase, whose protein sequence is MTDTPDRDERHLARMLRKKAVIDERIANSPNECGLLLVLSGNGKGKSSSAFGMLARSMGHGMQCGVVQFIKGRTSTGEELFFRRFPEQVRFHVMGEGFTWETQDRQRDIAAAEAAWAVSRELLRDPAIGLVVLDELNIALKHGYLDLDQVLSDLQARPPMQHVVVTGRGAKPEMIELADTVTEMGMIKHAFQAGIKAQKGVEL, encoded by the coding sequence ATGACTGATACCCCCGATCGTGACGAACGCCACCTGGCGCGCATGCTGCGCAAAAAAGCGGTGATCGACGAACGCATCGCCAACTCGCCGAATGAATGCGGTTTGCTGCTGGTGCTCTCCGGCAACGGCAAAGGCAAAAGCAGCTCGGCGTTCGGCATGCTTGCGCGGTCCATGGGCCACGGTATGCAGTGCGGCGTGGTGCAGTTCATCAAGGGGCGCACCAGCACCGGCGAGGAGTTGTTCTTCCGGCGCTTCCCGGAGCAGGTGCGTTTTCATGTGATGGGCGAGGGCTTCACCTGGGAAACCCAGGATCGCCAGCGCGACATTGCCGCCGCCGAAGCCGCTTGGGCGGTGTCCCGCGAATTGCTGCGTGATCCGGCCATTGGCCTGGTGGTGCTTGATGAATTGAACATCGCCCTCAAGCACGGCTACCTCGATCTCGATCAGGTGCTCAGCGACTTGCAGGCCCGTCCGCCGATGCAGCACGTGGTGGTCACCGGTCGTGGCGCCAAACCGGAGATGATCGAACTGGCCGACACCGTCACTGAAATGGGCATGATCAAGCACGCCTTCCAGGCCGGAATCAAAGCGCAAAAAGGCGTCGAGTTGTGA
- a CDS encoding C40 family peptidase yields MLNRFAPLVPLALVTLLFGCAAHSPVSQQAPQQQVSNSVTAQSSVLFQETLYQDGVATDKELADFAGGKSYQLPVLADSILERGMSLIGTRYRFGGTSEAGFDCSGFIGYLFREEAGMNLPRSTREMINVDAPLVARSALKPGDLLFFATNGRRGRVSHAGIYLGDNQFIHSSSRKSGGVRIDSLGDSYWSKTFIEAKRALAMAPNTAPAIVTARK; encoded by the coding sequence ATGCTAAATCGCTTCGCACCCCTCGTGCCTCTCGCACTCGTCACCCTGTTGTTCGGTTGCGCTGCTCACTCTCCAGTGTCCCAGCAAGCGCCACAACAGCAGGTTTCAAATTCAGTTACCGCGCAGTCTTCCGTTCTTTTCCAGGAAACTCTTTACCAAGACGGCGTGGCCACCGATAAAGAACTGGCAGACTTCGCCGGCGGCAAGTCGTACCAGCTTCCGGTTCTGGCCGACAGCATCCTCGAACGTGGCATGTCCCTGATCGGTACCCGTTACCGTTTCGGCGGCACCTCCGAGGCTGGCTTCGACTGCAGCGGCTTCATCGGTTATCTGTTTCGTGAAGAGGCCGGCATGAACCTGCCGCGCTCCACTCGCGAAATGATCAACGTTGACGCTCCTCTGGTTGCTCGCAGCGCTCTCAAGCCAGGTGACTTGCTGTTCTTCGCCACCAATGGCCGTCGCGGTCGTGTCAGTCACGCCGGGATCTACCTGGGTGACAACCAGTTCATCCACTCCAGCAGCCGCAAAAGCGGTGGTGTCCGGATCGATAGCCTGGGCGACAGCTACTGGAGCAAGACCTTCATCGAAGCCAAGCGCGCACTCGCGATGGCGCCGAATACGGCACCGGCTATCGTCACTGCACGCAAGTAA
- a CDS encoding sorbosone dehydrogenase family protein, whose translation MHKPQLVFIIALAGGLAACGETSSLQVSDGTGPSPKLPEPNKTLIPTVNIAPAIGWPEGKKPVTAAGTQVAAFAEGLDHPRWLYVLPNGDVLVAETNAPPKPDDGTGIRGWVMGKVMGRAGAGVPSPNRITLLRDKDHDGVAETRTVFLENLNSPFGMTLVGNDLYVADTDRLLRFHYEDGETAIKSQPIKVVDLPGGTLNHHWTKNVIASKDGSKLYVTVGSNSNVGENGMDQEEGRAAIWEVDRATGNHRIFASGIRNPNGLAWEPQSGALWTAVNERDEIGSDLVPDYITSVKDGGFYGWPYSYYGQHVDIRVEPQNPELVAKAIAPDYAVGPHTASLGLTFAEGSKLPAPFTQGAFIGQHGSWNRKPHSGYKVIFVPFSAGKPTGQPVDVLTGFLNDEEKAMGRPVGVVIDQQGGLLVADDVGNKVWRVSAAK comes from the coding sequence ATGCACAAACCCCAGCTCGTTTTCATCATCGCGCTCGCCGGAGGGCTCGCCGCCTGTGGTGAAACCTCCAGCCTGCAAGTCTCGGACGGAACCGGACCGTCGCCCAAGCTGCCAGAGCCGAATAAAACCCTGATCCCGACGGTGAACATCGCCCCGGCGATCGGCTGGCCTGAAGGCAAGAAACCCGTCACCGCGGCCGGGACTCAAGTGGCGGCGTTTGCCGAAGGCCTCGATCATCCGCGCTGGCTCTATGTGCTGCCCAACGGCGATGTGCTGGTGGCCGAAACCAACGCACCGCCCAAACCCGATGACGGCACAGGCATTCGCGGCTGGGTCATGGGCAAAGTCATGGGTCGCGCCGGCGCCGGCGTCCCCAGCCCGAACCGCATCACCCTGCTGCGGGACAAGGACCACGACGGCGTCGCCGAAACCCGCACGGTGTTTCTGGAAAACCTTAACTCGCCGTTCGGCATGACCCTGGTCGGCAATGACCTGTACGTCGCCGACACTGATCGCCTGCTGCGTTTCCACTACGAAGATGGCGAGACGGCGATCAAGTCGCAGCCGATCAAGGTGGTCGATCTGCCGGGCGGCACGCTGAATCACCACTGGACCAAAAACGTCATCGCCAGCAAGGATGGCAGCAAGCTGTACGTCACCGTGGGCTCAAACAGCAACGTCGGTGAAAACGGCATGGATCAGGAGGAAGGACGCGCGGCGATCTGGGAAGTGGATCGCGCCACCGGCAACCATCGGATCTTCGCCTCGGGGATTCGTAATCCAAACGGTCTGGCCTGGGAGCCTCAGAGCGGCGCACTGTGGACCGCCGTCAACGAGCGTGACGAAATCGGCAGCGACCTGGTGCCGGACTACATCACATCCGTGAAGGACGGCGGGTTCTACGGTTGGCCTTATAGCTATTACGGCCAGCACGTCGACATTCGCGTCGAGCCGCAAAACCCTGAGCTGGTGGCCAAGGCCATTGCGCCAGATTACGCGGTGGGGCCACACACCGCATCACTGGGCCTGACCTTCGCCGAAGGCAGCAAGTTGCCCGCGCCGTTCACTCAAGGTGCCTTCATCGGCCAGCACGGCTCGTGGAACCGCAAACCGCACAGTGGCTACAAAGTGATTTTCGTGCCGTTCAGCGCCGGCAAACCGACCGGGCAACCAGTGGATGTGCTCACTGGTTTCCTCAATGACGAGGAAAAAGCCATGGGCCGGCCGGTGGGCGTGGTGATTGATCAGCAAGGAGGCTTGCTGGTGGCGGATGATGTGGGGAACAAGGTGTGGCGCGTTAGCGCGGCTAAATAA
- a CDS encoding DUF3108 domain-containing protein: MRRALLFACALLALPFAQAADLQPFSASYTADWKQLPMSGTAERSLTKGTNGVWKLSFKASMMIASLTEESTLTLDKDTLLPQSYHFERGGLGKAKKADLDFDWTNKMVTGTDRGDAVKLPLNRGMVDKSTYQLALQHDVAAGKKSMSYQVVDDGEVDTYDFRVLGSEKVDTKAGQIDAIKVERVRDPTQSKRITVLWFAKDWDYLLVRLQQVETDGKEYNIMLLDGTVNGKPVKGG; this comes from the coding sequence ATGCGTCGTGCCCTGCTCTTCGCTTGCGCTCTGCTCGCCCTGCCGTTTGCGCAGGCCGCAGACCTTCAACCCTTCTCCGCCAGCTACACCGCCGACTGGAAGCAGTTGCCCATGAGCGGCACCGCCGAACGCAGCCTGACCAAGGGAACCAACGGCGTCTGGAAGCTCAGCTTCAAGGCGTCGATGATGATCGCCAGCCTGACCGAAGAAAGCACCCTGACCCTGGACAAGGACACGCTGCTGCCACAGTCCTACCACTTCGAACGCGGCGGTCTGGGCAAAGCCAAGAAAGCTGATCTGGACTTCGACTGGACCAACAAGATGGTCACCGGCACCGATCGCGGTGACGCCGTCAAGCTCCCGCTCAACCGCGGCATGGTCGACAAGTCCACCTATCAACTGGCGCTGCAGCATGACGTGGCCGCCGGCAAGAAAAGCATGAGCTATCAAGTCGTCGATGACGGCGAAGTCGATACCTATGACTTCCGCGTGCTGGGTTCGGAGAAAGTCGACACCAAGGCTGGCCAGATCGATGCGATCAAGGTCGAGCGCGTGCGCGACCCGACACAAAGCAAGCGCATCACCGTCCTGTGGTTCGCCAAGGACTGGGATTACCTGCTGGTCCGTCTGCAACAGGTCGAAACCGACGGCAAGGAGTACAACATCATGCTCCTCGACGGCACGGTCAACGGCAAGCCGGTCAAAGGCGGCTGA
- the purN gene encoding phosphoribosylglycinamide formyltransferase has translation MSQTCDVVVLLSGTGSNLQALIDSTRTGDSPARIAAVISNRADAYGLQRARDAGIDTRTLDHKAFEGREAFDAALIELIDAFNPKLVVLAGFMRILSADFVRHYQGRLLNIHPSLLPKYKGLHTHQRALEAGDTEHGCSVHFVTEELDGGPLVVQAVIPVELHDSPQSLAQRVHTQEHLIYPMAVRWFAEGRVSLGEQGALLDGQLLAASGHLIRT, from the coding sequence ATGTCCCAGACCTGTGATGTGGTGGTGCTGTTGTCCGGCACCGGCAGTAACTTGCAGGCCTTGATCGACAGCACGCGGACCGGCGACAGCCCGGCCCGCATCGCTGCGGTGATTTCCAACCGCGCCGACGCCTACGGCCTGCAACGCGCCAGGGACGCGGGTATCGATACCCGCACCCTGGATCACAAGGCTTTCGAAGGTCGCGAGGCCTTCGATGCCGCGCTGATCGAACTGATCGACGCCTTCAACCCCAAACTCGTGGTATTGGCCGGTTTCATGCGCATTCTCAGCGCTGACTTCGTGCGCCACTATCAGGGTCGCCTGCTCAATATCCATCCCTCGCTGCTGCCCAAATACAAAGGGTTACACACCCATCAGCGCGCGCTGGAGGCCGGCGACACTGAACACGGCTGTTCTGTGCACTTCGTCACCGAGGAACTCGATGGCGGACCACTGGTCGTACAGGCAGTAATACCGGTAGAGTTGCACGATTCGCCGCAGAGTCTGGCGCAGCGAGTCCATACCCAGGAACACCTGATCTACCCGATGGCCGTACGCTGGTTTGCCGAAGGTCGTGTATCACTCGGCGAACAAGGTGCTTTACTGGACGGACAGTTACTCGCGGCCAGCGGCCACTTGATTCGTACCTAG